The following nucleotide sequence is from Aedes aegypti strain LVP_AGWG chromosome 3, AaegL5.0 Primary Assembly, whole genome shotgun sequence.
tggtgcgcggcacaataccgtaccagtgcccgccatgtgcaattatagagaagggaatttgctgacagaTAAAACGGCGTgtctgccaggtggaaggagcactttcagcaacggtgaaaatggaaatgtagcgaagAACAGGATGTACATTGATGAttgagcttctcaagcacggaagtgatcagctttatcagtcgatccaccgagtacttctgaacagtcttgggaactgtgaccacaattcaccacagttcatcgattctgccattcaaccaaaacacaaagcagcagcagcatcaataccatcaggcgttgcgctgccaacggttcacacactgcttgactgtttttgtctctccactatgaccgttttcgggcagccattccaaggtaaatgattgaaaaaagtgttaaatcattcaatcgctaatatttcactagtgttttcaactaattgaaatctattagctctaacagaaagagcacaatcattccgttgcgatacgtataaacaagttcaatttcatgctacgTTTATCGAGCAAAactgcaaaaccccgaaaaccgcaaaaatcgtgtcaccactgtgctcgagtcatttcgcattcggggttgaaaaacgttaggaagaagaagattacaattttaaagagccgtgacattttttggttttgaacggtcatggtttgctttggattttgatggtcgtgtagaaagatgtaaatgtagaggcggtaaatgcttgctccagtacttttctcatcactgcttctgaaggtatgggaggacgaagagttgcccaccggctggttggatggcctcatacgccccacagtatttcgatcggccgaaatcgtgaacttaattctgtagcacctttaaacgtgattttttctgaatggtgtcttcggacgaaaattttctaaaattatagcgcatatattgacggtaaatgttagttcgcaactttgacacgggcggcgctgcgaaactattttttttaaatgacgatctttaaatatgatgtctttggcaaagttgtagataattcaaatacaaacaactttgccaaagacacctagtgtgtattcagccgtatttccaaaatacggaagtattttatgaacgaccccctaaaactagtttttctcgtatattttgaaaatgcgaagtttccggtagcaacaatgttctacaaaattgtgtaaagagtcaaaatgaatcattctctatAAGACACTAAGTTTCTAAAGatcaaggaaaagcagttataaccatttaagtgcaaaaatcagtcatttttggggtccgtgtatttattTGGGTGGCAggtggtggcagatgaaacctagtaggattcataatacatcattagtagtcgtaaatgtcgatagtgtcattattatccacgagtatcccttttacttagaggaagtttcatcaatgactcttattaccctATAGAacttagttatatgatgggtagagggctatgtggctccatatttcttctttttcttcttcttgacccATTCTCAATCATTACGCACAACCAATAGGTTCCAAATACATTATTGAAGAAAGTTCACAATCTCGAGAAATGACGCTTTACGGAATGGCTCGCCCTACAACTATTTTTCACTTGagatttttgcgtttttttcgtacatcccaagtaaccaaatagcactttaattcgctctGCGTGCTAGCATTATACAGCGGACACGCTTAATTGGTCGAATGATTGCACTATAAGACCAAAAAGATGAATTATCAGGCTAGCGTTTACTTGAGATAGACACTATGACACGTGCGAGCACGATGCGATGAGTAGCAAATTAAGAGATGTATCAAATTTAAATCCAAAAATCAGGCAAGAGCCTCAATATTGGATCATTTTGTAAATGAGTGTTGCAACCACTCCAAGTGATTCAATGATTTAGTCTTCTCTCAAGAGAATATTTCACAGAAAATTTAACTTGCTATAGTGTCCATGCACAAAAAATAGCTATAACCGCAAGCGAAAAATAGTTGTATGGCGAGTAATTTTGTAAAGACTCATTGAGAAGTTTCTTCATAAAAGTAATTGGAACCTATGGAGTGTGCGTAATGATGAAGAatatgtcaagaagaagaaaaagaagaagtatggagccacatagccctctacccatcatataactaagtactacagggtaataagagtcattgatgaatcttcctctaagtaaaagggatactcgtggataataatgacactatcgacatttacgactactaatgatgtattatgaatcctactaggtttcatctgccaccaccTGCCACCCAaataaatacacggaccccaaaaaatgactgatttttgcacttaaatggttataactgcttttccttgatctttagaaacttagtgtcttctagagaatgattcattttgactctttacacaattttgtagaacattgttgctaccggaaacttcgcattttcaaaatatacgagaaaaactagttttagggggtcgttcataaaatactcccgtattttggaaatgcggctgaatacacactaggtgtctttggcaaagttgtttgtatttgaattatctacaactttgccgaagacatcaatttaaagatcgtcatttaaaaaaaatagtttcgcagcgccgcccgtggcaaagttgcgacCTAACATTTACtgtcaatatatgcgctataattttagaaaattttcgtccgaagacaccattccgaaaaaatcacgtttaaaggtgctacagaattaagttcacgatttcggccgatcgaaatactgtgcgccccatctacaaaaacgggcacagactggagtgtgccaattacagaggaattaccctgctgaattcggcgtacaaaattctgtcgcgcatcctgtttaacagactgagaccgctcgaataccaagctggtttccTTGAAGGTTCCTTGAAACGTTCCTTCCCAAACGtttggggcaactggagaagtttcgcccaagaccgacgaagatggatcTCTACAATACGCCCAGCAATGGCGTGACGGTaggctgtagccatcaaggtaggtATTGCCCTTTAAAAACTTCTAATTTGTTCAATCTTCTAATTGtaatttcgtcaaaattgagttaacgttattgttgaaaaattgagCTTCTGTTGAATTGGGATGGGAGTTTTCGACTTTCGTCTAACTTAAAGATTCCTAATAGTGTTTATCCAGTATTATTCACTAGATGCTTGTTTTACAACCCAAAATATgccacagtgtattctgtgcttttcaccttttgcgtCTTTCAATAGATGCTTATCTGTTTCACGGCGCTAGTTCAAAAGCTGGAACAAAAGTTCGACCATAGTAGAATAATCATAAATTCAAGACAAACTATAATAGTAGAATagtcacggtgtgccagaaaccgttattaacgcaaaaaaatgtccaagaatttggcacctaccattcgaaagatatagtattcaagcatcttctccgtgaatttgaaaatattttaacgagggaatcaaaagttatcgtgatttgaaggcTTTTGAGCTGTTTTGGAAGGATTTTTTACATACTTTGCAATTTTGAACAccagtgcatcattattaataatttgtaaACTAGCCACATTCTATATCAGAGAACATATATTTGTTAGCTGCAATCAGAATTAGAACTGTTCGTCATTTCAGAAAATAGTTTTTAGGGCAATATAGAGCTAAGTAGGTAGATATACATGATTCCGGTGAATGCAACCATCACCGTTTAATTTACACTAGAAGACTATTAGGCTGGTCTATATACATTGAATACGCCTGTATATCTCGTTTCTAGATTATTTTATTACTTACAGTAGATTGCTAGAGCATAATCCCTACTTTTCCCACCTCCGAACCGTATCACAAGTTATCCCAAATTTTCTTGACATTCTCCACCACCGTAATCTGATCGGACATCTTGTGGATCATAAAGTATCCCTGAACCTGTGCCGGACTAACGTTGCGTCCTTCCTTCAATACATTTTCGGCAAATACTTTGGCATTCTTTGCTCCCTCCTCGCCGGCATAGAAGCGCATAAACATCTGCTCCAACTGGTGCCGGGTGCAATAGCCGACGTATTCCTTGACGTCCACTCGACCCGGTCGGATCAAAGCAGGATCCAGCCGCTCCAGATAGTTGGTGGTCATGAACACTATTCTCGCCTCCGTGGACGCTACTCCGTCCAGACAGTTGAGCAACCCACTGAACGTGACTCGGTTCAATCCCTCAAAAGCTGCCTTCTGCGTTTTAGAATCCTCGCGGGATATAAATGCAGCATCAATGTCCTCCAGCAGAATGATCGATTGCTGAGGCGCAACGTTCATCAGGTGGTTTAACCGGTCGTCCGTCAGACCACGCTCTGATAAGTTCAGCAGGCAAATTCCAAACTCGATTTCCCCCGCCAAAGCGGTAATAAAACTGGACTTCCCACAGCCTGGTGGACCATATAGAAGGAACCCTCTCCGGTAGGGTATGCCTCGATCCGCATACCACTGAGGATTTTGGATAAATTCTCGGCAGTCTCTTAGTATCCGATCGGAAACACCTTCGTCCAGCACGACGGACTTCAACGGCCTTCGCTTCCTCGGATGACCGAACGGACGCCACTCGGAACCCATGGCACTGTACATAATGGTTTTGCCCTCCGTGTTCTTCAGGGCCAGTTGTCTTGCTGAAACATAGGAATGGTTGTAATTCTATGGATGTCAGTGATACTTCATTTGTGACCaaatgtaaaatgacaataaaaATGCTACGCCATTTATGGATGGTCCCTTACCTTCTTCCAATATCTTAAAGTACAAGTTCTTATCCCTGCCAAACGCGGTCAGTTGTACTGTTTCCCATGGTATTCCGGCGTGCAAATCCAGAGTGTGCTGTTCTCTGGCGCGGTCCACTTTGATCCAGGTACCTCCATAGCGCATTATGTGCGTTCCGATGGAAGGAATAAAGTCGTACTTCGTTTTAATGTGACCCGTATCGCGTTGCTGGAAGGACGTTTCCACACTGAGGTGCTGTGTGTGCTTGGCACCCTTCTGGGTAATCCACTGCAGTACCCACTGGTAAGATTTGTCCCGGCAGGGCACTTCCAGCGTTATCATGTAGTGACGACGGAAAAGAATCAACGCTCCTTGCAGTCCTTTACGTAACATCGCGGCACCGGCGCCGAGTCCAAACAGACCGAAACCGGCACCAAAGTACGGATTGTCCGATAGCGCCGAAACATAGTCGGTGATGGTCATCTTTTAAGTCACGCGGATTAATCTCGACAACTGGATATTACTGTTAGTATCggactgggagggagaaaccaatacaaaatttctgtacgtcatagtgagccgagattccgctgtcacgaactgtcactgtgagcccagatctcaaacattggactaacatgaaaaaagcgcgtagctgattaaaacacattttcgcatttcttcaaaagtgataaaaatcgaataaaaatcaattcatgcacataatgcaagtaatgtcacgcgagcaccatttaatctgattgaacataaagcattgaaaaacgcatcgttctactttttccaatgaaaattaatatttagtgcatagaaaactgtggccctttttccatgtttgtcaggaaagatcgaagatgtacaacaaaaggaaactaccgattttctcgaagcctgccttgattgttgttggcatactggagttatcttgcagttcaaaataacgttgtcttatatttcgtgtgtagtatcggtggcTCCCTCCCAGGTATCGGACACTGGTTTTAAGGTaattcaagactaacaattcaaaaggcctcatctccaaaaagtaaacaatgagaaaaatgcaatcttgttttgtcaaacaataaatcaaatttacattatgaatttaagcattttatgttattttatcgttcaaaaagtcgatggataaactgatttatagctatgaatattcattactatcattttagcgcaaaaatcctgctaaaaaacgagtcaaaggaaatgaggcttttatttcaccaaaagctgtgcagcccttttcatttgtgcccatagacgccggccgacgctgatgaggcctgtgagttgacgcctttgtttactctaaaatgtgttgaggccttctagttgtggcttgttttttcatcatcttcagatgtggccttttgcaaatcattcaaaattcatgataaaatacgataattgaagtgtagaagagtgttacgTGGTAAAGCAAGGTACATGGGATCTCTGCAGCAAGAGGagattcgtgc
It contains:
- the LOC5574412 gene encoding mitochondrial chaperone BCS1, with product MTITDYVSALSDNPYFGAGFGLFGLGAGAAMLRKGLQGALILFRRHYMITLEVPCRDKSYQWVLQWITQKGAKHTQHLSVETSFQQRDTGHIKTKYDFIPSIGTHIMRYGGTWIKVDRAREQHTLDLHAGIPWETVQLTAFGRDKNLYFKILEEARQLALKNTEGKTIMYSAMGSEWRPFGHPRKRRPLKSVVLDEGVSDRILRDCREFIQNPQWYADRGIPYRRGFLLYGPPGCGKSSFITALAGEIEFGICLLNLSERGLTDDRLNHLMNVAPQQSIILLEDIDAAFISREDSKTQKAAFEGLNRVTFSGLLNCLDGVASTEARIVFMTTNYLERLDPALIRPGRVDVKEYVGYCTRHQLEQMFMRFYAGEEGAKNAKVFAENVLKEGRNVSPAQVQGYFMIHKMSDQITVVENVKKIWDNL